The proteins below come from a single Maylandia zebra isolate NMK-2024a linkage group LG23, Mzebra_GT3a, whole genome shotgun sequence genomic window:
- the med8 gene encoding mediator of RNA polymerase II transcription subunit 8, with the protein MQQREEKQLEASVESLISRVAHVKNALHSFIYKLENEYERLTWPSVLDNFALLSGQLNTINKLLRNEKTPSFRNQVIIPLVLSPDRDEDLAKLTEQRVPVFSHEIVPDYLRTKPDPEVEEQEKTLSTEAARIGPDVAQKQIQALNKICTTLLEKLSNPREDRDAESAAMRQSKPSFNPADTNALVSAVAFGKGLSKCRPPGPVAPGHQGQGSMMSGGPTLQQVTIGGGSGQQAGMGGPVAQQQQGQTGKMPSSIKTNIKSASGSMHPYNR; encoded by the exons ATGCag CAACGAGAAGAGAAACAGTTAGAGGCGTCAGTGGAGTCTCTCATTTCGCGGGTGGCTCACGTTAAAAATGCTCTGCACAGTTTCATTTACAAACTAGAAAACGAGTACGAGCGTTTGACGTG GCCTTCTGTTTTGGATAACTTCGCCCTTCTGTCTGGTCAGCTGAACACCATCAATAAACTGCTCAGGAACGAGAAGACACCGTCCTTTCGCAACCAAGTTATAATCCCCCTGGTCCTGTCTCCAGACCGAGATGAGGACTTGGCA AAACTCACGGAGCAGCGCGTTCCAGTGTTCAGCCATGAGATCGTACCGGACTACTTGCGGACCAAACCTGACCCAGAGGTGGAGGAGCAGGAGAAAACGCTGAGTACAGAGGCAGCACGTATTGGCCCCGATGTGGCCCAG AAACAGATCCAGGCTTTGAATAAGATTTGCACTACTCTGCTGGAGAAGCTAAGCAACCCTCGTGAGGACAGAGATGCAGAAAGCGCTG cTATGCGACAGAGCAAACCGTCTTTCAACCCTGCTGACACTAACGCATTAGTTTCGGCCGTTGCATTTGGAAAGGGACTTTCCAAATGTAGGCCTCCTGGTCCCGTGGCCCCTGGACACCAAGGACAGGGGTCCATGATGAGTGGAGGTCCAACCTTACAGCAGGTCACTATTGGTGGGGGTTCAGGCCAGCAAGCAGGTATGGGAGGACCTGTGGCTCAACAGCAGCAAGGTCAGACAG GAAAAATGCCAAGCAGCATCAAGACAAACATCAAATCTGCGTCTGGGTCAATGCATCCTTACAACCGATGA
- the LOC101486789 gene encoding 4-trimethylaminobutyraldehyde dehydrogenase, with the protein MAQSTLDSMPGASTGTVVVTEPLNFWGGKRVKPRQEKNAEPVFEPATGRVLCQMVPCGAEEVDEAIQSAYAAYQKWSKMAGMERARVMLEAARIMRERREKLAKLEVINNGKTITEALGNIDFSWKSIEYYAGLAGTLAGQHIQLPGGAFAYTRREPLGVCVGIGAWNFPILLATLKSAPALACGNAMVYKPSPMAPVTAVILAEIYKEAGVPDGLFCVVQGGAETGSLLCHHPKVAKVSFTGSVPTGKKVMEMSAKSVKQVTLELGGKSPLIIFKDCELENAVKGALMANFLTQGEVCCNGTRVFVQREIMPQFLEEVVKRTKAIPVGDPLLESTRMGALISKPQLEKVLGFVSQAKKEGARVLCGGDPFVPSDPKLKGGYFMSPCVLDNCRDDMTCVKEEIFGPVMSVLPFDTEEEVIKRANNTTFGLASGVFTRDISRAHRVAASMEAGTCFINNYNINPIELPFGGYKMSGFGRENGQVTIEYYSQLKTVVVEMGDVESLF; encoded by the exons ATGGCCCAGTCAACCCTCGACTCGATGCCCGGAGCCTCGACGGGGACCGTGGTTGTCACGGAGCCTCTGAACTTCTGGGGTGGAAAACGAGTGAAACCCAGGCAGGAGAAAAACGCTGAGCCCGTGTTTGAGCCTGCAACTG GCCGGGTCCTGTGTCAGATGGTGCCCTGTGGGGCTGAGGAGGTGGACGAAGCCATACAGAGTGCCTACGCCGCTTACCAGAAGTGGAGCAAGATGGCAGGCATGGAGAGGGCTCGGGTGATGTTGGAGGCTGCTCGCATTATGAGG GAAAGGAGGGAAAAACTTGCAAAGCTGGAAGTGATCAACAATGGGAAAACAATCACTGAGGCTCTGGGAAATATAGACTTTTCCTGGAAGAGCATTGAGTACTATGCCGGCCTGGCTGGTACACTTGCGG GCCAGCATATCCAGCTCCCTGGAGGAGCATTTGCTTACACTAGACGGGAGccacttggtgtgtgtgtgggaatcGGTGCATGGAACTTCCCTATCCTGCTTGCAACATTGAAGTCTGCTCCTGCTCTGGCGTGTG GTAATGCCATGGTATATAAACCCTCTCCAATGGCTCCGGTGACTGCTGTCATCCTGGCTGAGATCTACAAAGAGGCTGGGGTACCTGATGGGCTTTTCTGTGTGGTCCAAGGTGGAGCAGAGACCGGCAGCTTGCTCTGCCATCATCCAAAAGTTGCTAAAGTCTCTTTCACGGGGAGTGTTCCTACAGGCAAAAAG GTCATGGAAATGTCTGCAAAGAGTGTGAAGCAGGTGACTCTGGAGCTTGGAGGGAAATCTCCTCTCATCATCTTCAAAGACTGCGAACTGGAGAATGCAGTGAAGGGGGCACTAATGGCAAATTTCCTGACACAGGGAGAG GTGTGCTGCAATGGGACCAGAGTGTTTGTGCAGCGGGAGATCATGCCACAGTTCCTAGAGGAGGTAGTCAAAAGGACCAAGGCCATCCCTGTTGGTGACCCCCTGCTCGAGAGCACCAGGATGGGAGCTCTGATCAGCAAACCACAGCTGGAGAAAGTGCTGGGATTTGTCAGTCAGGCCAAGAAAGAG gGAGCCAGAGTGCTTTGTGGAGGAGATCCCTTTGTCCCCAGTGACCCCAAACTGAAAGGGGGGTATTTCATGTCACCATGCGTACTTG ATAACTGCAGAGACGACATGACCTGTGTGAAGGAGGAGATTTTTGGCCCTGTCATGTCAGTTTTGCCTTTTGACACGGAGGAAGAAGTGATCAAGAGAGCCAACAACACCACCTTTGGACTGGCCTCTGGGGTCTTCACCAG GGACATTTCTCGAGCCCATCGCGTGGCTGCGAGTATGGAGGCAGGGACCTGCTTTATCAACAATTACAACATTAACCCTATAGAGTTGCCGTTTGGAGGATACAAGATGTCGG GCTTTGGCAGAGAGAACGGCCAGGTGACCATCGAGTACTACTCCCAGCTGAAGACTGTAGTGGTGGAAATGGGTGACGTCGAAAGCCTCTTCTAA
- the LOC106676834 gene encoding 4-trimethylaminobutyraldehyde dehydrogenase — translation MAQSTLDSMPGASTGTVVVTEPLNFWGGKRVKPRQEKNAEPVFEPATGRVLCQMVPCGAEEVDEAIQSAYAAYQKWSKMAGMERARVMLEAARIIRERREKIAKLEVINNGKSIIEALVDIDIAWQSIEYYAGLAGTLAGQHIQLPGGAFAYTRREPLGVCVGIGAWNYPFQIASLKSAPALACGNAMVYKPSPMTPVTAVILAEIYKEAGVPDGLFCVVQGGAETGSLLCHHPKVAKVSFTGSVPTGKKVMEMSAKSVKQVTLELGGKSPLIIFKDCELENAVKGALMANFLTQGQVCCNGTRVFVQREIMPQFLEEVVKRTKAIPVGDPLLESTRMGALISKPQLEKVLGFVSQAKKEGARVLCGGDPFVPSDPKLKGGYFMSPCVLDNCRDDMTCVKEEIFGPVMSVLPFDTEEEVIKRANNTTFGLASGVFTRDISRAHRVAENLEAGTCFINNYNISPVEVPFGGYKMSGFGRENGQVTIEYYSQLKTVVVEMGDVESLF, via the exons ATGGCCCAGTCAACCCTCGACTCGATGCCCGGAGCCTCGACGGGGACCGTGGTTGTCACGGAGCCTCTGAACTTCTGGGGTGGAAAACGAGTGAAACCCAGGCAGGAGAAAAACGCTGAGCCCGTGTTTGAGCCTGCAACTG GCCGGGTCCTGTGTCAGATGGTGCCCTGTGGGGCTGAGGAGGTGGACGAAGCCATACAGAGTGCCTATGCCGCCTACCAGAAGTGGAGCAAGATGGCAGGCATGGAGAGGGCTCGGGTGATGTTGGAGGCTGCTCGCATTATCAGG gaaaggagggaaaaaattGCAAAGCTGGAAGTGATCAACAATGGGAAATCCATCATTGAGGCTCTGGTGGATATTGACATTGCCTGGCAGAGCATTGAGTACTATGCCGGCCTGGCTGGTACACTTGCGG GCCAGCACATCCAGCTCCCTGGAGGAGCATTTGCTTACACTAGACGGGAGccacttggtgtgtgtgtgggaatcGGTGCATGGAACTACCCTTTCCAGATTGCATCACTGAAATCTGCTCCTGCTCTGGCATGTG GTAATGCCATGGTATATAAACCCTCTCCAATGACTCCGGTGACTGCTGTCATCCTGGCTGAGATCTACAAAGAGGCTGGGGTACCTGATGGGCTTTTCTGTGTGGTCCAAGGTGGAGCAGAGACCGGCAGCTTGCTCTGCCATCATCCAAAAGTTGCTAAAGTCTCTTTCACGGGGAGTGTTCCTACAGGCAAAAAG GTCATGGAAATGTCTGCAAAGAGTGTGAAGCAGGTGACTCTGGAGCTTGGAGGGAAATCTCCTCTCATCATCTTCAAAGACTGCGAACTGGAGAATGCAGTGAAGGGGGCACTAATGGCAAATTTCCTGACACAGGGACAG GTGTGCTGCAATGGGACCAGAGTGTTTGTGCAGCGGGAGATCATGCCACAGTTCCTAGAGGAGGTAGTCAAAAGGACCAAGGCCATCCCTGTTGGTGACCCCCTGCTCGAGAGCACCAGGATGGGAGCTCTGATCAGCAAACCACAGCTGGAGAAAGTGCTGGGATTTGTCAGTCAGGCCAAGAAAGAG gGAGCCAGAGTGCTTTGTGGAGGAGATCCCTTTGTCCCCAGTGACCCCAAACTGAAAGGGGGATATTTCATGTCACCATGCGTACTTG ATAACTGCAGAGACGACATGACCTGTGTGAAGGAGGAGATTTTTGGCCCTGTCATGTCCGTTTTGCCTTTTGACACGGAGGAAGAAGTGATCAAGAGAGCCAACAACACCACCTTTGGACTGGCCTCTGGGGTCTTCACCAG GGACATTTCTCGAGCCCATCGCGTGGCTGAGAACCTGGAGGCAGGGACCTGCTTTATCAACAATTACAACATCAGCCCTGTAGAGGTGCCGTTTGGAGGATACAAGATGTCGG GCTTTGGCAGAGAGAACGGCCAGGTGACCATCGAGTACTACTCCCAGCTGAAGACTGTAGTGGTGGAAATGGGTGACGTCGAAAGCCTCTTCTAA